From the Lathyrus oleraceus cultivar Zhongwan6 chromosome 4, CAAS_Psat_ZW6_1.0, whole genome shotgun sequence genome, one window contains:
- the LOC127074265 gene encoding probable serine/threonine-protein kinase PBL19 — MKCFFFKEKSKSAPELQNQTKKKTNRATNSTGSVSSSKSVKDLYKEKEHSFRVFTLQELREATNGFNRMQKIGEGGFGSVYKGSILPPNRQGDPIQVAIKRLNTRGFQGHKEWLAEVQFLSIVNHPNLVKLLGYCSVDGERGIQRLLVYEYMPNRSLENHLFSKTLPVLPWKTRLEIMLGAAQGLAYLHEGLEIQVIYRDFKSSNVLLDEDFDPKLSDFGLAREGPQGDQTHVSTAVVGTQGYAAPEYIETGHLKVQSDMWSFGVVLYEILTGRRSLERNRPTAEQKLLDWVKQYPADSNRFNMIMDPRLRNQYPNAAARKIAKLADSCLKKNPEDRPSMSQIVEGLKQALQYSEMSNAPHDNGESSRSKLVRKGQ, encoded by the exons ATGAAGTGTTTCTTCTTCAAAGAGAAATCCAAATCCGCTCCTGAACTGCAAAACCAAACCAAAAAGAAGACGAACCGCGCAACAAACTCTACCGGCTCTGTGTCTTCGTCAAAGAGTGTGAAGGATTTGTACAAAGAGAAAGAACATAGTTTTAGAGTTTTCACTCTTCAAGAACTTAGAGAAGCCACCAATGGTTTTAACAGGATGCAGAAAATTGGTGAAGGGGGTTTTGGAAGTGTTTATAAAGGATCGATTTTGCCTCCAAATCGACAAGGTGATCCAATTCAAGTTGCCATCAAAAGGCTTAACACGCGTGGATttcag GGTCATAAAGAATGGCTTGCAGAAGTTCAATTTCTCAGCATTGTTAATCACCCAAATTTGGTTAAGCTTTTGGGATATTGCTCTGTAGATGGCGAAAGAGGAATCCAACGGCTGTTGGTGTACGAGTACATGCCAAACCGGAGTTTGGAAAACCACCTTTTCAGTAAAACCTTACCGGTTCTTCCATGGAAAACTAGATTAGAGATTATGCTTGGTGCTGCTCAAGGATTGGCTTATCTACATGAAGGATTGGAGATACAG GTGATCTACCGAGATTTCAAATCTTCGAACGTTCTATTGGACGAGGATTTTGACCCGAAGCTCTCAGATTTTGGTCTTGCAAGGGAAGGGCCACAAGGGGATCAAACTCATGTATCTACTGCG GTAGTCGGGACTCAAGGATATGCTGCGCCCGAGTATATCGAAACAGGTCATCTCAAAGTCCAGAGCGACATGTGGAGTTTCGGAGTCGTACTCTACGAGATCCTCACGGGAAGAAGATCATTGGAAAGGAACCGTCCGACAGCTGAACAAAAGCTATTAGATTGGGTAAAACAATATCCTGCAGACAGTAACAGATTCAACATGATAATGGACCCGCGTCTTAGGAACCAATATCCGAATGCCGCAGCGCGTAAAATAGCGAAGTTGGCCGATAGTTGCTTGAAGAAGAATCCAGAAGACAGACCTTCCATGAGTCAGATAGTGGAAGGGTTAAAACAAGCATTGCAATATTCAGAAATGTCAAATGCTCCTCATGATAATGGTGAGTCTTCTCGGTCAAAATTGGTTCGAAAAGGTCAATAG